One part of the Maribacter aquivivus genome encodes these proteins:
- a CDS encoding acyl-CoA dehydrogenase family protein — MNTYENNLKKWLGLIDQLGNQLTENGIAHDQVDTFVADNYGLLKKHGFLIAMIPQALGGYGVSFTNMCAILVRIAQYCSSTALALSMHQHLLAANIWKYKQDGTGEEFLKSVVDNKLVLVSTGARDWLDSNGTMKKTENGYLVSAKKQFASQSAVGDLLVTSIPFNDPKEGWQVLHFTVPMISEGIRLLDDWHTLGMRGTGSQTVVLDNVFVPEDAIVMKRAKGEFPMFWNVVLTVALPLIMAPYLGIAEKAMKITLEKSKTKQSRPLHCTLMLGEIYNSLTLAQVLHKDMIEIANDLDFQAEEKTGVEILTRKTLVANACTETVNKAMETVGGQSFYRIFELERLFRDMQAVGFHTLPEKQQQHFTGEFLLK, encoded by the coding sequence ATGAATACTTATGAAAACAATTTAAAGAAATGGTTGGGGCTAATAGACCAACTCGGTAATCAATTAACTGAAAATGGAATAGCCCATGATCAGGTAGATACTTTTGTAGCCGATAATTATGGATTATTGAAAAAGCATGGATTTCTAATAGCCATGATACCGCAAGCATTAGGAGGTTATGGAGTTTCCTTTACCAACATGTGTGCTATATTGGTTAGAATAGCGCAATATTGTTCTTCTACAGCTTTGGCACTTTCAATGCACCAGCACTTACTAGCCGCAAATATTTGGAAATATAAACAAGATGGCACTGGAGAAGAGTTTCTAAAAAGTGTAGTAGATAATAAGTTAGTGTTGGTTAGTACCGGTGCTCGTGACTGGTTAGATTCTAATGGCACCATGAAAAAAACTGAGAATGGTTATTTGGTCTCGGCAAAAAAACAATTTGCGAGTCAATCTGCAGTAGGCGATCTTTTGGTGACCAGTATTCCTTTCAATGATCCAAAAGAGGGGTGGCAAGTACTCCATTTTACGGTACCAATGATATCTGAAGGAATACGACTGTTAGATGATTGGCACACACTGGGAATGCGTGGTACAGGGTCACAGACCGTAGTGCTTGATAATGTATTTGTTCCGGAAGACGCTATAGTAATGAAAAGAGCAAAAGGTGAATTTCCTATGTTTTGGAATGTTGTTTTAACTGTTGCATTACCTTTAATAATGGCACCTTATTTAGGCATCGCAGAAAAGGCGATGAAAATAACGTTAGAAAAGTCAAAAACAAAACAAAGCAGACCTCTTCATTGTACTTTGATGCTTGGAGAAATTTATAATAGCCTTACATTGGCTCAAGTGCTTCATAAAGATATGATTGAAATAGCTAATGATTTAGATTTTCAGGCTGAAGAAAAAACAGGTGTTGAAATATTGACTAGAAAGACATTGGTAGCAAATGCATGTACAGAAACTGTCAATAAAGCAATGGAAACAGTAGGCGGACAAAGTTTCTACCGAATATTTGAACTTGAGCGACTCTTCCGCGACATGCAAGCAGTTGGTTTTCATACATTGCCTGAAAAACAACAGCAGCATTTTACAGGAGAGTTTTTATTGAAATAG
- a CDS encoding GNAT family N-acetyltransferase — protein sequence MKPKLLKTKIQLENDRVLLLPFENERNEELKEIIFDKEIWEFMGMSVNNEQGLKNYIAKTIKDKNSGLCYPFLVIDKLTNKVAGSTRYGNLNTSSQKCEIGWTWYGTEFQGTGINKACKYELLKFGFEEIGFRRIQFSADKANLRSLKAIEKLGAQKEGVFRNNYIASNGESRTDVYYSIIKNEWSELKDELFSEFETY from the coding sequence ATGAAACCAAAATTATTAAAAACAAAAATTCAGCTTGAAAACGATCGTGTATTGCTGCTCCCTTTTGAGAATGAACGAAATGAAGAGCTCAAAGAAATAATTTTCGATAAAGAAATCTGGGAATTTATGGGAATGAGTGTAAATAACGAACAAGGCTTAAAGAATTACATTGCTAAGACGATTAAAGACAAAAATAGCGGCTTATGCTATCCGTTTCTAGTTATAGACAAACTAACCAATAAAGTTGCAGGAAGTACAAGATACGGCAACTTAAATACCTCTAGCCAAAAATGCGAAATTGGATGGACCTGGTACGGAACAGAATTTCAAGGCACAGGTATAAACAAAGCCTGCAAGTATGAACTATTGAAATTTGGCTTTGAAGAAATTGGCTTTAGAAGAATTCAGTTTAGCGCAGACAAAGCTAACTTAAGGTCCTTAAAAGCAATTGAAAAATTAGGCGCACAAAAGGAGGGTGTTTTTAGAAATAACTATATCGCATCAAATGGAGAAAGTAGAACTGATGTCTATTATAGCATCATTAAAAACGAATGGAGCGAACTTAAAGATGAACTCTTTTCTGAATTTGAAACCTATTAA
- a CDS encoding alkaline phosphatase family protein, which produces MIKRKVLLTSVFIIGMILLSSCNKKIVSPANSNANTDSKTAQQNPYLILISLDGFRWDYVEKYQPPHLSAFIKEGVKAESLIPSFPTKTFPNHYTIATGLYPEKHGIIGNIFYDYKKDTLFNKRSPGMAEDGSFYGGSPIWVAASKANIVTASYFFVGTEAAIQGIRPTYYYTFDNSVKNDEKVNQAIHWLNLKDKRRPHFITLYFNDLDKIGHQFGINDEELKKALFDLDRNLGDLFKRVTETELPVNIMIVSDHGMGNQSTDKIIPIDSIENDDLFMTIENGTIVNIHPKKDVEIDSVLQYLRNKESNFKAYKTENTPGFEYIPKNKNWGAIQLIPDYGYHFWNQRRKDALIEEGVTTFGVHGYDSKYKEMHGIFYAIGPAFKNSYEIPSVKNIHLYPLMCKILDLEIPKLIDGDIHQIESVLKE; this is translated from the coding sequence ATGATAAAACGAAAAGTATTACTTACATCAGTTTTTATTATTGGAATGATTTTATTGAGTTCCTGTAATAAAAAAATAGTAAGTCCGGCTAATTCCAATGCGAATACAGACTCAAAAACTGCTCAACAAAATCCTTATTTAATCTTAATCTCTCTTGATGGTTTTAGATGGGATTATGTAGAAAAATATCAGCCCCCACATTTGAGTGCATTCATTAAAGAAGGTGTTAAAGCAGAATCATTAATACCCTCATTTCCTACCAAGACTTTTCCAAACCATTATACTATTGCTACTGGGCTTTATCCTGAAAAACATGGAATAATAGGGAATATATTTTATGATTATAAAAAGGACACACTCTTTAATAAAAGAAGTCCGGGAATGGCAGAAGATGGAAGCTTTTATGGAGGTTCACCAATTTGGGTAGCGGCAAGTAAGGCAAATATTGTCACTGCCAGTTATTTCTTTGTAGGTACAGAAGCAGCTATTCAAGGAATAAGACCTACGTACTATTATACATTTGACAATAGCGTTAAAAATGATGAAAAAGTTAATCAAGCAATACATTGGTTAAACTTGAAAGATAAACGCAGACCACATTTTATTACTTTATATTTTAATGATTTAGATAAAATTGGACATCAATTTGGTATCAATGATGAAGAATTAAAAAAGGCGTTATTTGATTTGGATAGAAATTTAGGCGATTTGTTTAAAAGAGTAACAGAAACCGAACTTCCTGTAAATATTATGATAGTCTCTGATCATGGCATGGGAAATCAGTCTACTGACAAAATTATTCCCATAGATTCCATCGAAAACGATGACTTGTTCATGACGATTGAAAATGGTACAATAGTAAATATTCATCCTAAAAAAGATGTTGAAATAGATTCTGTACTTCAATATTTAAGAAATAAGGAAAGTAATTTCAAAGCTTATAAAACTGAGAATACACCAGGTTTTGAGTATATCCCAAAAAATAAAAACTGGGGTGCAATACAATTAATACCAGACTACGGTTATCATTTTTGGAATCAAAGACGCAAAGACGCTCTAATTGAAGAGGGTGTTACAACCTTTGGAGTTCATGGGTATGATAGCAAATACAAAGAAATGCATGGGATATTTTATGCGATTGGTCCAGCCTTTAAAAATAGTTACGAAATACCTTCCGTAAAAAACATTCATCTCTATCCATTAATGTGTAAGATATTAGACCTAGAAATTCCAAAATTAATTGATGGTGATATACATCAAATCGAAAGCGTTTTAAAAGAGTAA
- a CDS encoding helix-turn-helix domain-containing protein, with the protein MSIPTRLKTISELHRFNNISSPKHPLISLIDYSEIKPTPINNELKWVQEFYTISVKRNVVGKYRYGQESYDFDEGLMTFFSPEQVISVQLIEEDLSNRKSGWILAIHPDFLFGTSLAKDIKKYTFLNYSVREALFLSEKEEKKIFEILQNIKSEYQANLDQFSQQIIISQLELLLNYAERFYQRQFLTRKKSNHQILDKLEILLEEYFKEDSVFDKGLPTVQEVSQNLNLTTDYLSTMLKKLTGQTTQQHIHNKLIEKAKIKLSTTNLSVSEIAYELGYEHSQSFNKLFKSKTNQTPLEFRASFN; encoded by the coding sequence ATGTCTATTCCAACAAGGTTAAAAACAATAAGCGAACTTCATCGATTCAACAACATATCTTCACCTAAACATCCATTGATTAGTCTGATAGATTATAGCGAAATAAAACCAACACCTATAAACAATGAATTAAAGTGGGTTCAAGAATTTTATACGATTTCAGTAAAACGAAATGTTGTTGGTAAATATCGTTATGGTCAAGAATCATATGATTTTGATGAGGGATTAATGACTTTTTTTTCACCAGAACAAGTAATTTCAGTCCAATTGATAGAAGAAGATTTGAGCAATAGAAAATCAGGATGGATTTTAGCAATCCATCCTGATTTTCTATTTGGCACTTCTCTCGCGAAAGACATAAAAAAATATACGTTTTTGAATTATTCCGTTCGGGAAGCGCTTTTTTTATCTGAAAAGGAAGAAAAAAAAATCTTTGAAATACTTCAAAATATAAAGAGCGAATATCAAGCGAACCTTGACCAATTCAGTCAACAAATCATCATAAGTCAATTAGAATTATTACTTAACTATGCTGAGAGATTTTATCAGCGTCAATTTTTGACACGTAAAAAATCCAATCACCAAATATTGGATAAATTGGAAATTCTATTGGAAGAATATTTTAAAGAAGATAGTGTTTTTGACAAAGGCTTGCCTACTGTTCAAGAAGTATCACAAAACTTAAATCTTACAACAGATTATTTAAGTACTATGCTAAAAAAATTAACAGGACAAACAACACAACAACATATTCACAATAAATTAATTGAAAAAGCCAAGATAAAGTTATCTACCACAAATTTGTCTGTAAGTGAAATTGCGTATGAATTGGGTTATGAACATTCACAATCATTCAACAAATTATTTAAATCCAAGACCAATCAAACACCATTGGAATTTAGAGCTTCATTCAATTGA
- a CDS encoding oxidoreductase, with the protein MNLSGKTAIVTGSNTGIGYETAVDLYKKGAKVYIACRNQEKALKAIQKMEINEGTGKLVYEQLDLASLSSVKAFADNVIQAESSLDLLINNAGIMIPPQSKTEDGFETQFGVNFVGHFALTGHLFNLLESTKGSRVVTLSSIAHRGAAIDFDNFRLEKEYNNWREYGQSKLADIIFALEFNKRLKLNGSQIKSLAAHPGFSKTDLQVHMDKDMLASLELMTAKEGAQPTLAACLREDVKGGQYWGPDGHNEQKGKPALAKIDAAALDETLNAKLWDWAKETTKADFPF; encoded by the coding sequence ATGAATTTATCAGGTAAAACAGCAATCGTAACAGGTTCAAACACAGGTATTGGATATGAAACCGCCGTGGATTTGTACAAAAAAGGAGCAAAAGTATATATTGCTTGTCGTAATCAAGAAAAAGCACTTAAAGCTATCCAAAAAATGGAGATTAACGAAGGAACAGGCAAATTAGTTTATGAACAGTTGGATTTGGCAAGTTTGAGTTCTGTGAAAGCATTTGCAGACAATGTGATACAAGCTGAATCAAGTCTCGATTTGTTGATTAACAACGCAGGAATAATGATTCCACCACAATCAAAAACTGAAGATGGTTTTGAAACTCAGTTCGGAGTAAACTTCGTTGGTCATTTTGCCCTTACGGGTCATCTTTTTAATTTATTAGAATCAACAAAGGGTTCGAGAGTTGTCACATTAAGTAGTATTGCTCATAGAGGTGCTGCTATCGATTTTGATAATTTCCGATTAGAGAAAGAGTATAATAATTGGAGAGAGTACGGACAAAGTAAATTGGCAGATATTATTTTTGCGCTAGAATTTAACAAACGATTGAAACTAAATGGGAGTCAAATCAAATCTTTAGCCGCACACCCAGGATTTAGTAAAACAGATTTGCAAGTACATATGGATAAGGATATGCTTGCGTCACTTGAACTAATGACTGCCAAAGAAGGTGCTCAACCTACATTAGCCGCTTGCTTGCGTGAAGATGTAAAGGGAGGACAATATTGGGGACCAGATGGTCATAATGAACAAAAAGGAAAACCAGCTTTAGCAAAAATTGATGCAGCAGCTTTAGATGAAACCTTAAATGCTAAGCTATGGGATTGGGCTAAAGAAACAACAAAAGCAGATTTTCCTTTTTAA
- a CDS encoding HmuY family protein — MTKNILAVAFLAVAFASCSNDDDNTPAEPIQTETVSNLYAPQTGGQGEAVGGEFTKFDFETGAITTSDTDWDIAFRGTTIAINGGAETGTADEPVRNGNAGVAIVTGTLASVTTADGLSFNQDADAAFTIPTGSDNGWYNYAGPPSHVITPIPGKIFVIRTTEGNYAKVEIISYYENAPAEPDAFADATPYFTFNYVYNPNIGETSFE, encoded by the coding sequence ATGACGAAGAACATTTTAGCAGTAGCATTTTTAGCAGTGGCATTCGCCTCTTGCAGTAACGACGATGACAACACCCCAGCAGAACCGATACAAACGGAAACTGTAAGCAACCTATATGCACCACAAACAGGTGGACAAGGAGAAGCTGTTGGCGGGGAGTTTACAAAATTCGATTTTGAAACAGGCGCAATTACCACTAGCGATACAGATTGGGATATAGCCTTTAGAGGAACAACCATAGCCATAAACGGCGGCGCAGAAACCGGTACTGCAGATGAACCTGTACGCAACGGAAATGCAGGTGTAGCCATAGTAACAGGTACATTGGCAAGCGTAACTACAGCTGACGGACTATCTTTTAACCAAGATGCCGATGCTGCATTTACCATACCTACAGGTAGTGACAATGGATGGTACAATTACGCCGGACCACCATCACACGTTATTACACCAATACCAGGTAAAATATTTGTAATTAGAACAACAGAAGGTAATTATGCCAAAGTAGAGATTATTAGCTACTATGAAAACGCCCCTGCCGAACCAGATGCGTTTGCAGATGCAACACCTTACTTCACCTTTAATTATGTATATAACCCTAATATAGGGGAAACTTCTTTTGAGTAG
- a CDS encoding TonB-dependent receptor plug domain-containing protein: MRFQLTTCLLLIGSYFAIAQTRVENPTDSILAQQLDEVIVTATRTERQLSSLPLPVTLVGKKQIIKSGSVRLNEILNEQTGIITVADESGFQGVQIQGIASDYILILIDGVPLVGRSAGNFDLSRLTVGNIKQIEVVKGPSSSLYGSEALGGVINIITEKPKTEALTGNASYRIGSFSQQDINLDIKQAFKKFRYGFFANRFSSNGYDLNEDVDGNTVNPFTNYTLNGRLYYDFNDNLSLFASGRFYDQNQDAGFTLDSIQYQGDTKEQEWNAHTRLDHKWTPNLTMAYELYYTNYVATELLSDPISTAILSDSDFNQKLFRPEVRGSYTFSSENNTETTGFQNGTLTAGIGLQLDELDRTYFDNTINFSSQYAYAQYDFDPIENLNVIAGARFDNHSEYNNQFSPKLALRYQLNDNLSIKGSIGYGFKAPDFRQLYFDFTNSAVGYTVLGYNVALDKLKELEEQDQILNVVVTQDNLSKPLEAESSIGYNLGFNLKHGRGNTEVNFFRNDFKNLIDTRIIARKTNGQNVFSYVNFDEIYITGFEINSAYKLTNDLNISAGYQLLYAFDKQKKQDIKNNQVFVRDPNNGQTIALSQTDYFGLVNRSRHNANFKVYYDIPVAKTNLNIRLLYRSKYAQFDTNGNGLIDIYDSSFIDGFVTVNAAASKTFYNNFTLQVGANNILDYTDNNIPTMPGIQGYVKLNYQF; this comes from the coding sequence ATGCGATTTCAACTTACCACATGCTTACTACTTATAGGATCTTACTTTGCCATAGCACAGACCCGAGTTGAAAATCCGACCGATTCTATCCTTGCCCAGCAACTAGATGAAGTAATTGTAACCGCAACAAGAACAGAACGCCAATTATCATCGTTACCCCTACCAGTAACCTTAGTGGGTAAAAAACAAATTATAAAATCTGGTAGCGTCCGTTTAAACGAAATATTGAATGAGCAGACCGGTATAATAACCGTAGCCGATGAAAGCGGGTTTCAAGGTGTACAGATTCAAGGTATCGCATCAGACTATATTCTTATTTTAATAGATGGTGTTCCCCTAGTTGGTAGAAGTGCCGGTAATTTTGATTTAAGTAGGCTTACCGTGGGCAACATTAAACAGATAGAAGTAGTAAAAGGTCCGTCTAGCAGTTTATATGGATCTGAAGCTTTAGGCGGAGTCATCAATATAATTACGGAAAAGCCAAAAACAGAAGCGTTGACCGGTAATGCATCTTACAGAATTGGAAGCTTTTCTCAGCAAGACATTAACCTAGATATAAAACAAGCATTTAAAAAATTTCGCTATGGTTTCTTTGCCAATAGGTTCTCTAGCAATGGGTATGACCTTAATGAAGATGTTGATGGTAATACGGTAAATCCGTTTACAAACTACACCTTAAACGGGCGATTGTATTATGATTTTAACGACAATTTATCGCTGTTTGCCTCTGGGCGTTTTTATGATCAAAACCAAGATGCCGGTTTTACATTGGATAGCATTCAATACCAAGGCGATACTAAAGAACAAGAATGGAACGCGCATACCAGATTAGACCATAAATGGACCCCAAATCTTACCATGGCCTACGAGCTTTATTATACTAATTACGTAGCTACAGAATTATTGTCAGATCCTATCTCTACAGCTATTTTAAGTGATAGTGATTTCAACCAGAAATTATTTAGACCAGAAGTTCGTGGTAGTTATACATTTTCATCAGAAAACAATACAGAGACAACGGGGTTCCAAAATGGAACTTTAACTGCTGGTATTGGTCTTCAATTAGATGAATTGGATAGAACTTACTTTGATAACACCATAAACTTCAGCTCCCAGTATGCATACGCGCAATACGATTTTGACCCAATAGAAAACTTAAATGTTATTGCAGGTGCCCGGTTTGATAATCACTCTGAATACAACAATCAATTTAGTCCCAAACTGGCACTACGCTATCAATTAAACGACAACCTATCTATTAAAGGTTCTATAGGTTACGGTTTTAAAGCACCAGATTTTAGACAGCTGTATTTTGATTTTACAAACTCCGCCGTTGGCTATACGGTTTTAGGGTATAACGTAGCATTAGATAAACTGAAAGAACTAGAAGAACAAGATCAAATACTTAATGTGGTTGTGACCCAAGATAACCTAAGCAAACCCTTAGAAGCAGAAAGCTCTATTGGATACAACCTAGGTTTCAATCTAAAACATGGTCGTGGAAATACAGAAGTCAATTTCTTTAGAAACGATTTTAAAAACCTAATAGACACCCGCATTATTGCAAGAAAAACAAACGGACAAAATGTGTTTAGCTATGTCAATTTTGATGAAATATACATCACAGGTTTCGAAATTAATTCTGCCTACAAACTAACTAATGACCTAAACATAAGTGCTGGATATCAATTATTGTATGCTTTTGACAAGCAGAAAAAACAAGATATAAAAAATAACCAAGTGTTTGTACGCGACCCTAATAATGGGCAGACCATTGCATTATCACAGACCGACTATTTTGGTTTGGTAAATAGATCTCGCCACAATGCAAATTTTAAGGTCTACTATGATATACCCGTTGCAAAAACAAATCTAAACATTCGACTACTGTACCGTAGTAAGTATGCGCAGTTTGATACCAATGGTAACGGACTCATAGATATCTACGATAGCAGTTTTATAGATGGCTTTGTTACCGTAAATGCGGCAGCCAGTAAAACATTCTACAACAACTTTACACTACAGGTAGGTGCCAATAATATTTTGGACTATACCGATAACAATATCCCGACGATGCCGGGAATTCAAGGATACGTAAAATTAAATTATCAATTCTAA
- a CDS encoding DUF6607 family protein has product MRTPITIVMALLVSMSAFSQKDKKKKDREAIKSMCGCYEVTFNFAETFNYSSDSLYKPSKTKIDKGLEWAELVTDENDKISIQHLLQVGNPAEPHIVKHWRQDWLFENTDLYSYNANNSWTFTKLPANEVKGQWTQKVYQVDDSPRYEGSSTWVHVDGKSYWENTADAPLPRREYTTRSDYNLTVRGNRQEITDYGWLHDQDNTKVIREAGKPDVIVAKEKGYNTYVKVDDSKCAAAANWWKEHTDKWSIVRSKWDNVYGRNTDLSLEEKVDNKVLYKYLFDDTYDQEGEIEEVIESFVKK; this is encoded by the coding sequence ATGAGAACACCGATCACTATAGTAATGGCACTACTGGTTTCAATGAGTGCTTTTTCTCAAAAGGATAAAAAGAAAAAAGACCGCGAGGCTATAAAAAGCATGTGTGGTTGTTATGAAGTAACCTTCAATTTTGCAGAGACGTTTAATTACAGTTCAGATTCTTTGTATAAACCGTCTAAAACCAAAATAGATAAAGGTCTAGAATGGGCAGAATTGGTAACAGATGAGAATGATAAAATCTCTATTCAACATTTACTACAAGTAGGTAACCCAGCAGAACCACATATAGTTAAACATTGGAGGCAAGATTGGTTATTTGAAAACACAGATCTATACTCTTACAACGCCAATAACAGTTGGACATTTACCAAATTGCCAGCAAATGAGGTGAAAGGGCAGTGGACACAAAAAGTATATCAAGTAGATGACAGTCCTAGATATGAAGGTTCTTCTACTTGGGTTCATGTAGATGGTAAGAGCTATTGGGAGAATACTGCCGATGCTCCGTTGCCTAGACGTGAGTATACTACAAGAAGCGATTATAATTTAACCGTTCGTGGAAATAGACAAGAGATTACTGATTATGGTTGGTTGCATGATCAAGATAATACCAAAGTAATACGTGAAGCTGGTAAGCCAGATGTTATCGTTGCTAAGGAAAAAGGATATAATACCTATGTAAAGGTTGATGATAGCAAATGTGCGGCTGCTGCTAATTGGTGGAAAGAACACACTGATAAATGGTCAATTGTACGAAGTAAATGGGATAATGTATACGGGCGTAACACTGATCTTTCTTTAGAAGAGAAGGTTGATAATAAAGTATTGTATAAATACCTTTTTGATGATACTTATGATCAAGAAGGGGAAATTGAAGAAGTAATAGAATCATTTGTAAAGAAATAA
- a CDS encoding ankyrin repeat domain-containing protein: MKTVKLIALTALLFVSFTGIAQQKNELLNRKFWKSNPDVAAVKQKIAEGNDPTAFDDNAFDATALAITTKADTEVIKYLLSLEGNGVDKKTHDSRIYLHWASYSGDAELVQYLLDNGASVTALDSHRFTPLAFGANAGLTNPAIYSAFEKKGVNLAEEKNDHGANLLLMAAPSLKSEKELNFFTGKGLALDSKDNDGNGIFNYASKKGNIDFLKLLVEKGVDYKTLNNNGGNAFMFASQGGRGFSNGLPVYTYLKGLGLEPNIVEKNGSTPLHRLAFSNKDAAIFELFLNAGADVNQADEKGNTPFLNAATRNELAMVQLLSKDVKDINTANTDGETALMLAAHDNSVDVVEFLLEKGADINAQDSKGNTVAYFLAESFSKRNADAFDAKLAVLKTKGLKFNTVQSEGNTLYHIAARKNDLELLKRLSTFDIDVNAKNDEGLTALHLAAMKAENDKMLKFLIANGADAKSKTDFEETVYDLASENELLQKENTSLNFLKQ; the protein is encoded by the coding sequence ATGAAAACTGTAAAACTAATAGCCTTAACCGCACTGTTGTTTGTAAGCTTCACAGGTATTGCACAACAAAAGAATGAATTATTAAATCGCAAATTTTGGAAAAGCAATCCAGATGTTGCGGCCGTAAAACAAAAGATTGCAGAAGGAAATGATCCTACTGCGTTTGACGATAATGCTTTTGATGCAACTGCATTGGCAATTACCACAAAGGCAGATACCGAAGTGATAAAATACTTGCTTTCTTTAGAGGGTAATGGTGTAGATAAGAAAACCCATGACAGCCGTATTTATTTACACTGGGCAAGTTATTCTGGAGATGCCGAATTGGTGCAGTATTTATTAGATAACGGTGCTTCTGTAACCGCTTTAGATAGCCACCGTTTTACACCTCTTGCTTTTGGAGCAAATGCCGGACTTACAAATCCTGCAATCTATTCTGCTTTTGAGAAAAAGGGTGTGAATTTGGCTGAAGAGAAAAATGACCACGGTGCCAACTTATTACTAATGGCCGCACCTTCATTGAAGAGTGAAAAAGAATTAAATTTCTTTACGGGCAAAGGTTTGGCCTTAGATAGTAAAGACAATGATGGTAACGGAATTTTCAATTATGCTTCTAAAAAAGGTAATATAGATTTTCTAAAATTACTTGTTGAGAAAGGGGTGGACTATAAAACACTGAACAATAATGGAGGTAATGCATTTATGTTTGCATCACAAGGTGGTCGTGGATTCAGTAATGGGTTACCGGTCTATACATACTTAAAAGGTCTAGGTTTGGAACCTAATATTGTTGAGAAAAATGGAAGTACTCCATTACACCGTTTAGCATTCAGTAATAAAGATGCTGCCATATTTGAACTTTTTTTAAATGCAGGCGCAGATGTAAATCAGGCAGATGAAAAGGGTAATACGCCATTCTTAAATGCTGCTACTAGAAATGAACTTGCCATGGTGCAATTACTATCTAAAGATGTAAAGGATATCAATACAGCTAATACTGATGGTGAAACAGCTTTAATGCTTGCTGCCCATGATAACAGTGTAGATGTAGTTGAGTTTTTATTGGAAAAAGGTGCGGACATTAATGCGCAAGATTCTAAGGGGAATACAGTTGCTTATTTCTTGGCAGAATCTTTCAGTAAAAGAAATGCAGATGCCTTTGATGCTAAGCTTGCTGTATTGAAAACAAAGGGATTAAAATTTAATACCGTTCAATCTGAAGGAAATACATTGTACCATATCGCTGCTAGAAAGAACGATTTAGAATTGTTGAAAAGACTTTCTACCTTTGATATAGATGTAAATGCTAAGAATGATGAGGGCTTAACAGCTTTACATTTAGCGGCAATGAAAGCAGAGAATGATAAGATGCTTAAGTTTTTAATAGCTAACGGTGCAGATGCAAAGAGTAAAACCGATTTTGAAGAAACCGTGTACGATCTAGCAAGTGAAAACGAATTGTTACAGAAAGAGAATACATCATTAAATTTTTTAAAGCAATAA
- a CDS encoding DUF2271 domain-containing protein gives MKRVLKFIPAIVLIGALLTAFTPVEKTAVKCLIQLTNYSGEGAYLIVSIVDADNEYVETLYVQGKDSEWYSEITEWWKFYGKNRPNIDAISGETISGGERALSVLQIPNDKIDKGYNLRFETSVEDQGYYADDIQFALTTENLKAKVEGKGFIRYVRMLPQ, from the coding sequence ATGAAAAGAGTATTAAAATTTATACCGGCAATTGTATTGATCGGTGCGTTACTAACAGCATTTACTCCCGTAGAAAAAACAGCGGTAAAATGTCTTATTCAATTAACTAATTATTCTGGTGAAGGTGCCTACCTAATTGTATCCATAGTTGATGCCGATAACGAATATGTTGAAACCTTATATGTTCAAGGTAAAGACAGTGAGTGGTATAGTGAAATTACCGAGTGGTGGAAATTCTATGGTAAAAATCGCCCTAATATTGATGCAATTTCTGGTGAAACCATAAGCGGTGGCGAGCGTGCGTTGTCAGTATTACAAATCCCAAATGATAAAATCGACAAGGGTTATAATCTACGTTTTGAAACCTCAGTTGAGGATCAAGGGTACTATGCAGATGATATTCAATTTGCATTGACTACAGAGAATTTAAAAGCAAAAGTAGAGGGCAAAGGATTCATTCGTTATGTCCGCATGCTTCCTCAGTAA